The Desulfonatronospira thiodismutans ASO3-1 DNA segment CACGCTTTTGCGGTCAGCGCTTTGATACACGCCACTGGATTCCAACACCGCGCCGGCATCATTTCCGAACATATCCAGGAAGCCCAGCTTTTCCAGGACAATCGTTCGCAATTTCAGCGGATCCATACGAATGACCTTCTTGAGTCCTATTCCCTGCAGGCCGGCAAGATCCTCCCTGGCCTGCTCCAGAGACTGGCGCACGGCATCAGGCTCGACCTTCTTCTCCATTCGATCCAGATCCTGTACGCTCACAGTTGCCGGCATCAGGTGCATCAGGTGCTGCATGGCTTCAGATGGAGCCATCTTGTCCGAGGATGAGGGCATGGGTTCAAACCAGGGAGCACCGGCCTCCGAGCGTATATTCACTCCTGCTTGCACAAGGGAGTCCGGGGCTTTACCGTCTTGATCCTCAAGGATTACAAAAATCCTGGACAGCAACTGCGCACTGCTGAGCTTACGGAAATCCTCAGCGGTACGGGAGGAATCGTCGGGGAGCATGGTGCTGATGTCTTCGGAAACGCTGAGGTTCTTCAGCGTGATAAAAGCAAAACTCAGACAAGCGGCAAGAGCCAGAAGCAACAGGAGTTTTCTATGTGCAAGAAACTCAAAGAGTCGAGAAACCAGGTTCTGGATAGACATGGATTAAAACAGCTCATGGTCAAGGTCCTGGTTCAGGCTGACCTCTTCAAAACGGATGTTCGTCCTGTCGCTGTCATGCTCCAGAATCCTTATTTTTTCTATGTGAGTAGATGTGGAGTCGAAGCTGATGAGCACTTTACTGATTATATCCCTGAGCTCCTTTGCCTCCGGCTCGAGTTCGAGGACCATGGGCTCGCTTTCAGCCAGGGTCAAGCTGAAATGATCTTCTATGGCCTGCAAGTCCATGGTGGACCAGGCAAGCATCTGGTCAACTATAACGGACAAAACCGGATCCCTGGACAGCGGGGCGGACTGGGACATGCCGGACTCTTCGCTCCAGCGCCGCACCTGCAAGCCGTCTGAAGAAAAACCGAAGACAGAGGGTTCTTCATAAGCCCAGCGGATTCTACCAGGTCGGTCTATGGCAAAGGAGCCTCTGGAAACCAGGGTTTGATCGAAAACATCCAGATGCTTCTTTTGAACAAAAGAACCGGACACGGTTTGTATGGAATCATGGATTTCATGCAGCTTTTCCAGAACATCCGCAGGAATGGACTGGTCCTTCCCCCATCCGGTGAAGGGCATCAGAATAAACACAAACAAAGCAAGTGCTGATTTGATCATGTTTCAGTCCTGGCCGCTTTCCTGAGAGGCCAGCCAGATTTTCAGCTCCCCGCTGGCCAGTAGTTTGTTCTGACAACGTACTTCACCGGTAAGCAGTACAAAGCCGGCAAAATCACCTGCAGGCCGAATGGATATGGTCAGGTAGTCCCCTGCACGGGCCTCTCCCCAGAAATGCATCTGCTTTATGCCCACCAGGTATCCTTTTACGCCCCGGCCTCCGGACTGGACTGCGGTTTTGCCGTTTATGGCGGCAAAGGCCTGAGCCATGAGTTCAGCCAGGGCTTCCCGGGCAAGAAGGCCGTTTTGGTCTACAAAAATGTTCCCGTCGTGAATCCTGGCTGCCGCCTCGCCCGAGCCGTCATCTCCTGAGCACAGCACTGTATCCACAAGCCGCATGGGGCGTTCGTGAGGCATAAGCCCTTCAGCGGATACAGGTTCTTTTGAATTCATATCTATATCCTCTCGGGGTTTTTCCAGCATAGAGGGTCAGCCGCCAGATAGTCGCCGGTATACTGGTAAGCCATGCCCCTGCAGCCATAACAGTATGGATGCAGTTCGCAATCCCGGCATGCTCCCTTGATGTTTTCCCGGATGTTGCGCAGGTCCTGGACAACCCTGCTTTGGTGCAGAATACGGGCAAGACTGTCCCGGCGGATATTACCCACCTTGATGTTAACGCCGGGGCAGGGAATTACGTCGCCATGTACTGTTACCGTGCAAGTGTAGAGATGGCGCATGCAGGTCAGGCCGGCAACCGGAGGATGGGGCTCCCATTCGAATCCAAATCTCTCTTTGTCCATAAGGGATAATCTTTGAAAAAGATCGCGGATCTCTTCTGGTTCCAGAAAAAGATCAGGGTGTTTTCTGGCCCGCCCCTGCAAAGTAATGGTTTCAAAGTAGGGAACCATGCTGTTTTCTCTGATCCAGGCCCACATCTCGGGCAGTTCGTCAAGATTATGTCTGCATATGACAGTCTGTACGCCCAAGGCAAGTCCTGAAGAAGGGTAGCCGGCCTGTTGCAGATGTTTGAATCCCTGGCTGATATCCTGGAAAGCCCCCGGTCTTCCGGCAAGCCGGTCCTGAACTTCGGGGTTCATGCTGTTCATTTTAATAACAGGACTGACCCCGAGCTCAGCGAATATTTCAGCCGTTTCAGCGGTAATGAGCGTGCCGTTGGTGAAGAGGTCTATGGCTGCCCCGCGCTTGTAAATATGCTGCAGTACAGGCAGGATCTGCGGGTGAGCCAGAGGCTCCCCACCGCCCAGAACGATTATTCTTCTGGCTCCGAGCTCCACTGCCTGGTCAACAGCAGCAGTAATCTCTTCAAAACGCAATTCATTTTCCAACGGCGCGCCGGATTCAGCATAACAATAGATGCAGCGCAGATTGCAGGCCATGGACAGTTCAAGCTCCATGGACAGTATCCGACCCGTAGTCCTTGCTTTTTCAATTTCTGGTTGGGAAAAATGGTTCCCCCAGAATTTGTTGCACTTACTCATACAGTTCTTCCCTGAGGTCAAAAAAAGTGGCTGGTTTGCGTTTACCCTGGACCATGGTCCGGGTCTGCACTGCTTCTGGATCGGTCAGAACAACCTCGGGTTTGATTCTGATTCTGGAGGCGATCCTTTCAGCAACCATGAGAGAGGTTAAGCCAGGAGACCGGGTGCCTGCTACCACCCGGACATGGTCGGACAGGGCAAACCTTCCTGTGACCTCGATATAGAAATTGACAACTTCAGGAATCTCCTGAAGCACAGAGAAAATGGCCTGAGGGTATACAGTAGTGCCCTTTATCTTCAAAAGCTGACACTTGCGTCCCAGAATAGGGCTCAGGCGGGGGGTGCTGCGGCCGCAGGAACAGGGATCCGTGTGCAGAACCGCCATATCCCCGGTCCTGAAACGCAGCAAAGGCATCCCGGCAACCTGCAGAGGGGTGGTAACCACTTCTCCCGATTCTCCCTGCTTCACCGGCTCCCCATCTTTATTCAATATCTCCACCACGATCAACTCAGGGTGAAAATGCCCTCCTTTCCCCTGTTCACATTCGCAAAAAGTCGTGGCCATCTCTGTGCTGGCATAGGTGCCAAAAATTTTTGCACCCCAGAATTCTTGCAGCCTCTTGCCCAGCGGAGACAAAGTAAAATCCTGGTTTCGGACCGGCTCCCCTATGCATACCAGACGCTGCATGCCCAGCGACCTCGGATCTTCCCCCTTTTCCGCCAGGCGCTGGGCTACTGTCAACATCAGTGTGGGCACTCCGACCATGGCCGTGGGCCTGTGGCTTTGCACCAGATCCATGAGTACCGGCATGCTGCTGGATCCAGCACGTATGATTGCGGCACCGATGCGCATCAGCCCCATGAAATAGGCCAGGCCGGCCATGAAACAGCGGTCCATGGCAGCGGCTATAAGGACTTTGTCCCTCTTGTGGATACCGGCAGCCCCAAAGGCTGTTTCTTCGTTGAAAGCGAGCCTGTCAAGATCGCCTCGGGTCTGCTTCAGAGCGGCAGGATGTCCTGTGGTTCCCGAAGTAAGACAGAGATCCGCCACTTCTTCTTCCGCCACGCAGAGGAAATCCTGCGTGTACCCCTCCAGGTCGGACTTGCTGGTTATGGGAAATTTCCGCAGATCGTCCAGCTGGGCGATGCTTTCCTGATCCAGTCCCGAGTCAGTGAATATCTTGCGGTAAAAGCGGGAATTCCGGGACAGATACTGTACATGATTCTTTAAAAGCGCAAGCTGGCGCTTGTAAATCTTTTCCGGGGCGGCAAATTCCA contains these protein-coding regions:
- a CDS encoding LolA family protein, which gives rise to MIKSALALFVFILMPFTGWGKDQSIPADVLEKLHEIHDSIQTVSGSFVQKKHLDVFDQTLVSRGSFAIDRPGRIRWAYEEPSVFGFSSDGLQVRRWSEESGMSQSAPLSRDPVLSVIVDQMLAWSTMDLQAIEDHFSLTLAESEPMVLELEPEAKELRDIISKVLISFDSTSTHIEKIRILEHDSDRTNIRFEEVSLNQDLDHELF
- a CDS encoding radical SAM domain-containing protein codes for the protein MNSKEPVSAEGLMPHERPMRLVDTVLCSGDDGSGEAAARIHDGNIFVDQNGLLAREALAELMAQAFAAINGKTAVQSGGRGVKGYLVGIKQMHFWGEARAGDYLTISIRPAGDFAGFVLLTGEVRCQNKLLASGELKIWLASQESGQD
- a CDS encoding radical SAM/SPASM domain-containing protein, with the protein product MSKCNKFWGNHFSQPEIEKARTTGRILSMELELSMACNLRCIYCYAESGAPLENELRFEEITAAVDQAVELGARRIIVLGGGEPLAHPQILPVLQHIYKRGAAIDLFTNGTLITAETAEIFAELGVSPVIKMNSMNPEVQDRLAGRPGAFQDISQGFKHLQQAGYPSSGLALGVQTVICRHNLDELPEMWAWIRENSMVPYFETITLQGRARKHPDLFLEPEEIRDLFQRLSLMDKERFGFEWEPHPPVAGLTCMRHLYTCTVTVHGDVIPCPGVNIKVGNIRRDSLARILHQSRVVQDLRNIRENIKGACRDCELHPYCYGCRGMAYQYTGDYLAADPLCWKNPERI
- a CDS encoding phenylacetate--CoA ligase family protein, whose amino-acid sequence is MTWKHAFSPGLEFAAPEKIYKRQLALLKNHVQYLSRNSRFYRKIFTDSGLDQESIAQLDDLRKFPITSKSDLEGYTQDFLCVAEEEVADLCLTSGTTGHPAALKQTRGDLDRLAFNEETAFGAAGIHKRDKVLIAAAMDRCFMAGLAYFMGLMRIGAAIIRAGSSSMPVLMDLVQSHRPTAMVGVPTLMLTVAQRLAEKGEDPRSLGMQRLVCIGEPVRNQDFTLSPLGKRLQEFWGAKIFGTYASTEMATTFCECEQGKGGHFHPELIVVEILNKDGEPVKQGESGEVVTTPLQVAGMPLLRFRTGDMAVLHTDPCSCGRSTPRLSPILGRKCQLLKIKGTTVYPQAIFSVLQEIPEVVNFYIEVTGRFALSDHVRVVAGTRSPGLTSLMVAERIASRIRIKPEVVLTDPEAVQTRTMVQGKRKPATFFDLREELYE